Proteins from a genomic interval of Paenibacillus sp. RC334:
- a CDS encoding diguanylate cyclase, which translates to MMSIIKKLQERVSATGLYVFLICMAGLGILLYTNHWSFMHYSPTEWVTIYSLLGAVLILEHFTFQLPPASNKQSMDSSVYLACIFVHGTEIAILILLFNVLIAAIRYRELSWWKHAANFSIYALSIFLSSAVFELSGGTQGGLNDEHFTAYLLALFCYFAVNTVTLGLYFYIAYKGSLNELKKAFLAESLLVYLCTLILSLVLTTLIYHNGILGLLLFLALSMLLSHAFKQLFTMYREIEEKANMDRRTGLYNHSYFENVLETELNISRSQNTPLSLALIDIDDFKKYNDHFGHLKGDQLLGFLGEILKKETSGSNIIVSRYGGEEFTLLMPDHTAEQAYETVNAIRKRLNDSRYEGVEIFPHGCLSFSAGIAQSRIDIYDKSQLVDLADKALYYAKKQGKNIVHTHGSLNELEREVDLGQDIRDIEQQLNLFLYKDINTFKHSKRVFRYAADMSEVLQLGPEDKRRFILGALIHDIGKLEIPWNILNKKEKLSCEEWTMVQAHVMWGKRIIEANERFADLVPFVELHHERYDGGGYPFGFKGEQIPRLCRMLTIIDSFDAMTTERPYQPTKTFEEAIEELRACSGSQFDPELTAIFIHHVRHKQPAFMDSIEADH; encoded by the coding sequence ATGATGAGTATAATAAAAAAGCTGCAAGAACGGGTTAGCGCGACGGGATTATACGTTTTTCTCATATGTATGGCAGGCTTAGGCATCCTCTTGTATACGAATCATTGGTCCTTTATGCACTATTCGCCTACAGAGTGGGTCACGATCTACTCCCTGCTGGGAGCAGTTCTGATTTTGGAGCATTTTACCTTCCAGCTGCCGCCAGCCAGTAACAAGCAGTCGATGGATTCCTCTGTGTATCTCGCTTGTATTTTTGTACATGGCACTGAAATCGCTATTCTCATTTTATTGTTCAATGTACTCATTGCCGCAATACGGTATAGAGAACTGTCCTGGTGGAAGCATGCCGCCAATTTTTCCATCTATGCGCTTTCTATTTTCCTGTCTTCTGCCGTCTTTGAGCTTAGCGGCGGAACGCAGGGAGGCTTGAACGATGAGCATTTTACTGCCTACCTGCTGGCACTGTTCTGCTACTTTGCGGTGAATACCGTTACACTGGGTCTCTACTTTTATATTGCTTACAAAGGCTCTCTCAATGAGCTAAAAAAGGCTTTTCTCGCTGAATCCCTGCTTGTTTACTTATGCACACTCATCCTGTCTCTCGTACTGACCACACTGATTTACCACAACGGTATTTTGGGGCTTCTGCTGTTCCTTGCACTAAGTATGCTTCTATCCCACGCGTTCAAGCAGTTGTTTACGATGTATCGGGAAATTGAAGAAAAAGCCAACATGGACCGCAGAACAGGGCTGTACAATCACAGTTATTTTGAAAATGTACTCGAAACCGAGCTGAATATATCCAGATCCCAGAATACTCCCCTCAGCCTTGCCCTGATTGATATTGATGATTTCAAAAAGTACAACGATCACTTCGGTCACCTGAAAGGCGATCAGCTGTTAGGATTCCTCGGAGAGATTCTCAAAAAGGAAACTTCCGGCTCCAATATTATCGTCTCCCGCTATGGCGGAGAAGAATTCACGCTGCTTATGCCTGACCATACCGCGGAGCAAGCCTACGAAACGGTCAATGCCATCCGAAAAAGGCTGAATGATTCCCGCTACGAGGGCGTGGAAATTTTCCCACACGGCTGCTTGTCCTTCTCCGCAGGCATTGCACAAAGCCGCATCGACATCTACGACAAATCACAGCTGGTCGATCTGGCAGATAAAGCACTGTACTACGCCAAGAAGCAGGGAAAAAATATCGTTCACACACATGGCAGTTTAAATGAATTGGAACGTGAAGTCGATCTGGGACAGGATATTCGTGATATTGAACAGCAGCTTAATCTGTTTTTGTACAAGGATATTAATACCTTCAAGCATTCCAAACGGGTATTCAGATATGCAGCAGATATGAGCGAGGTGCTTCAGCTCGGCCCGGAGGATAAACGGCGGTTTATATTGGGTGCTCTCATTCATGACATTGGCAAGCTGGAAATTCCGTGGAATATTCTCAATAAAAAAGAAAAGCTGTCCTGTGAGGAATGGACGATGGTGCAAGCACATGTCATGTGGGGCAAACGAATTATCGAGGCCAACGAACGATTCGCAGATCTGGTTCCTTTTGTGGAGCTACATCATGAACGCTATGACGGGGGAGGCTATCCATTCGGCTTCAAGGGCGAGCAAATTCCACGGCTGTGCCGGATGCTGACGATTATTGACTCCTTCGATGCCATGACCACTGAGCGTCCCTACCAACCCACCAAAACGTTTGAGGAAGCGATTGAGGAACTGCGTGCCTGCTCTGGCAGCCAATTCGATCCGGAGCTAACGGCTATTTTTATCCACCATGTCCGGCATAAGCAGCCTGCTTTCATGGATTCTATAGAAGCAGACCACTAA
- a CDS encoding DUF5317 domain-containing protein: protein MVYDGVLLGLIVGLFRGGWQQGLIRFSQIRLIAGWMFPVLLLVQFIIFYAQEKWAWLASINGYLFMGIYGVGLIFLWLNRHHKGFKLILIGVLLNFVVMAVNGGRMPVSLSASEVLGPYYTEMLKSGNVISKHYMMDVGTRLSFLGDIIPLSKPYPRTQVISIGDVVMNFGMFLFIQSVMVVNKKKTTQQETHPRHA from the coding sequence ATGGTCTATGATGGAGTGCTGCTTGGTCTCATTGTAGGTCTGTTCAGAGGAGGCTGGCAGCAGGGGTTAATCCGCTTTAGCCAAATTCGCCTCATAGCTGGCTGGATGTTCCCTGTGCTACTGCTGGTGCAGTTCATTATTTTTTATGCTCAGGAAAAATGGGCCTGGCTTGCGTCCATCAACGGGTATCTGTTTATGGGCATCTATGGGGTTGGATTGATTTTTCTCTGGCTGAACAGGCACCACAAGGGATTCAAGCTTATTTTAATCGGAGTCCTGTTGAATTTTGTCGTCATGGCGGTAAATGGCGGCAGGATGCCAGTCTCGTTGAGCGCTTCTGAGGTGCTAGGCCCTTATTATACGGAAATGCTTAAATCTGGAAACGTTATCTCGAAGCATTACATGATGGATGTGGGTACGCGTTTATCATTTTTGGGTGATATTATTCCACTCTCCAAGCCCTATCCCCGTACGCAGGTGATCAGTATTGGAGATGTCGTCATGAACTTTGGGATGTTCCTGTTTATTCAAAGCGTCATGGTCGTGAACAAAAAGAAGACCACTCAGCAAGAAACCCATCCCCGCCACGCCTAG
- a CDS encoding multidrug effflux MFS transporter — protein sequence MNRFSNTVMVAADMTKSRILWIAFVLGALSAFGPLSIDMYLPSLPTLANNLHTTTSLAQLSLTACLLGLAVGQIVAGPLSDVRGRRGPLVVSLVLYAAASLLCVFAPNIGVLIGLRFIQGLTGSAGIVISRAVARDLYSGKELTRFFSLLMLVNGVAPIAAPVLGGVLLNFVSWRGVFMVLCVVGVAMLIAVVLGLPETLPVSRRSSGGLKQTLRTLGHLFTDRRFMGYAFSQALITGAMFAYIAGSPFVLQDIFGVSPQTYSIIFAVNGLGIVLFSQLTGRLVGRFSERQLLLSGLVIAAVAGISLLTVAFTGGQLFAVLVPLFFVVSCVGIVSTTTTSLAMQSQQRSAGSASAMLGLLPLLLGSIASPLVGLGSGTTPIPMAIVIAIAEVGALLSFMVLAQGSAREGLK from the coding sequence ATGAATCGGTTTTCCAATACGGTAATGGTTGCCGCAGATATGACCAAATCCCGGATTTTATGGATTGCCTTTGTTCTGGGAGCTTTGAGCGCTTTCGGACCCTTGTCCATAGATATGTATTTGCCGTCATTGCCTACATTAGCCAACAATTTGCATACAACGACTTCGCTGGCCCAGCTCAGCCTGACCGCCTGTCTGTTGGGGCTGGCAGTCGGGCAGATCGTTGCGGGGCCGCTGAGTGATGTAAGAGGACGTAGAGGTCCGCTGGTCGTATCGCTTGTCCTGTACGCTGCCGCTTCGCTGTTATGCGTGTTTGCGCCGAATATCGGCGTGCTTATCGGGCTCCGCTTTATTCAGGGTCTTACCGGGTCTGCGGGGATCGTCATCTCCAGAGCCGTTGCGCGTGATCTATATTCGGGCAAAGAGCTGACGCGCTTCTTTTCACTGCTCATGCTGGTGAACGGTGTGGCTCCGATTGCTGCTCCTGTGCTGGGCGGTGTTCTGTTGAATTTTGTATCCTGGCGTGGTGTGTTCATGGTGCTTTGCGTAGTCGGGGTGGCTATGTTAATTGCCGTCGTGTTGGGGCTACCGGAAACACTGCCTGTCAGCCGCCGTTCGTCGGGTGGTTTGAAGCAGACGCTTCGTACACTCGGTCATCTTTTTACGGATCGGCGCTTTATGGGATACGCCTTCTCGCAGGCGCTCATTACAGGAGCCATGTTTGCGTACATCGCTGGCTCGCCGTTCGTGCTTCAGGATATTTTCGGGGTTTCACCTCAGACATACAGTATTATTTTCGCAGTGAATGGTTTGGGGATTGTACTGTTTTCTCAATTGACCGGGAGGCTTGTCGGCCGTTTCAGCGAACGGCAGTTGCTCTTATCGGGTTTGGTGATTGCGGCTGTAGCCGGAATTAGCTTGCTTACTGTGGCTTTTACCGGAGGTCAACTGTTTGCTGTTCTAGTTCCGCTATTCTTTGTTGTTTCCTGCGTCGGGATCGTGAGTACCACCACCACTTCATTGGCAATGCAAAGCCAGCAGCGCTCCGCAGGCAGTGCGTCCGCTATGCTCGGCTTGCTGCCTCTGTTGCTTGGCTCCATCGCTTCGCCGCTGGTGGGTCTGGGCAGTGGAACAACGCCTATACCAATGGCTATCGTCATCGCTATAGCGGAAGTCGGTGCGTTGTTAAGCTTTATGGTGCTTGCCCAAGGAAGTGCGCGCGAAGGCCTGAAATAA
- a CDS encoding metal-sensitive transcriptional regulator, whose translation MAEEQPVSNAEVHEAHCGTEGEKTVRKSHHSAEFKNSLTSRLNRIEGQVRGIKGLIEKDTYCDDVLNQIAAVQSALNGVGKLLLEGHMKSCVIERMQAGEPEVIDELLVTVKKLIR comes from the coding sequence ATGGCTGAAGAGCAACCTGTTTCCAACGCTGAAGTCCATGAGGCTCATTGCGGAACAGAGGGGGAAAAGACCGTCAGAAAAAGTCATCACTCGGCAGAATTCAAGAACAGCCTTACATCCCGATTGAACCGTATTGAAGGTCAGGTTCGAGGAATCAAGGGCTTGATCGAGAAGGATACCTACTGTGACGATGTGCTGAACCAGATTGCGGCTGTCCAGTCCGCCCTGAATGGTGTCGGCAAGCTGCTGCTGGAAGGGCATATGAAAAGCTGTGTCATTGAGCGCATGCAGGCCGGAGAGCCGGAAGTGATCGACGAGCTGCTGGTTACGGTCAAGAAGCTAATCCGTTAA